The Triticum aestivum cultivar Chinese Spring chromosome 4B, IWGSC CS RefSeq v2.1, whole genome shotgun sequence sequence gtttttgtactcacgACAAGACAATTAAACACCTCTTTTTTCACTGTAAGTTTGTGCGTTCTACGTGGTCAGCCATCCAAATAGCCTCAAATTTGTATCCGTCCACAAGTGTtgtcaatatttttggtcattggctggacggtatttcaaataggtACAAAAcactaataagggtgggagcgtatgccttactatggtcgctttggctatgtagaaatgatgttgtttttaatgacaaaattgtttctcctttgcaggttattttccgttgtacgcactcgcttcgtacGTGGTGTTCGCTACAACAAACGGAGTACCAATcgttgttcaaggcggtgtgtacgctgttggagcaggtggctacggaggtttttaCCCAACGTGGATGGCAGCATAATCTCCGGCTCGGTCCACCATCtttttcgacataggcatagtgtcggtctatgaACTCTACTATCGCCGAATTGTCGGTcttttatctttctatttatcagACTACTGatgtttggttgtgtgcatcctaattatgcagaggccgggtgatacTCTTAATGCTTTGTATCACTTTGATGCTACATTTTAAGATAATAAAAACGTCATTTATCCAAAAAAAAAGGTATTGTGGTCTACTAAGCCTTGTATGATGAGAGCGTTTACACATGTCTATTTTATTTACAATTGGTCCAGTGCAACTTTTTATCTCCAACAGACAGCGCCACAACCGATCTTCAAAGCCTAATATGATGTGCGCATTTGCATGTGTCTACTCCCTCTGTACCAGCAACGACAACtatttcggtacagagggagtattttattTTCCATTGGTCACTGGTCTAATGCAATTTTTAATATGCCGAGTGCGTTTGCATATGTATTTTCTTTAGAATTGTCGAGTGCAATCTTTAATCCCCTTCCACTGAAAGTGTATCACCGAAAATCCTGATATAAAtttagaaataatgcgagcaccaggacttgaaccctcaTGGGTTGGGATACCACTAGGATATCACTTCGTTCATTGTATTGTCTATTGTTTTCCTTCATAAATATGGTGTTATTGTCTAAGAAAAATATACCAGAAAAAGGAAAAGCTTGCTCTGAGGCTGTTATTGTCTTACCATAGTAGGTGGTTAAACATTGAGAACACCACACCACACACACGAGAATTTACACATGGAGCGTACACAAAGTACACACATACACACCCATCACTCGCTAGCATGCAGTGAGCAGACCGGGATAAGAAAAGAAAGTTACAAGCACTAGTAGACAGTAGTACGAAGCTCAAGACAAACCACATGCAGCCTCGGACGGCAACGTACGCTATGCAGGATTAGATAACCAAAAGAGCAGCAAACATGGCGGCGTCGCAGAAGTTGTTGAGCACCCTCTCTTCTTCTTCGGCCGACGGCTCTTATTTAGCGGTGGTTGCTCCTGGTCCTGGTCTCGTCGCTGTAAAGCCTGGACATGGAACGTACGTGGCAGCGTTATTTTTTTCCCCATGTTTTAACTATTTGCCATGTTCACCCGTTTCAAGTTCCCAGTAGATCGTGTTATTAACACTGATATTATATTGTGAGATAGATCATGAGCCAGCGTACCAGTCGTAGACGGTGGGGGAGTTGGGCTGCGGGCGGTCGAAGAGGTTGGCGCCGAGGCTTTTGGTGGCCAGGTTGCTCCCGGGGTGGAAAACGCTCCGCCACACGCTGCCGCCGCGCGGGGGCGTCGACGACGACGGCGTCACCGGCGTGGTCGGGGTCGTCGGCATCGACGGCGACTGCTTAATCGCCTCCCCTGCAGCTGCACCTCCACCAACACCCATGTAAACCACCATCAGTTCACACAATGAACCCAATAGATCCTCCGCTTAAACATCAAATCTTCTTCTGAAAACCACTGGTGCTAGACTGACCGCTAGTTCTTACGTTCTTCCAGTTTCAGGCCATGTCGGTACCTCTGTGCTAACGTATGTAAACTGTACCTGTGTTGATGGCGAGAGGTTGGGTGGCGGCCGCCCTGCGGAGCTTGTCGAGGCCCGTCTCCGGGCGAGGCCCGGCCACCACGTCGTCCCACAGCTTGTCCAGCATCTTGCGCAGAAGTTGGATCTGATCGGTGCAAGAACTTGTGTCACTCGCTCGTACTACTACCCACCGATAAGATCAAGTGCACTGGCCGACTGAGTTAGGTGAGACTGGGGACACTTAAATCATGCAGCGACGGAGATGCGCTCACCGTCGGGTTGTGTCACCGCTCTAGATCACAGACGGACACCTGTACACATACGGCTAGTGTCCAACACAGTGTACTAGCAAATGAAGGATCGGACCGGGGTGTGGCGTGGCCTCTTGGAAATCGCGGTGCCGGTGAGGTTAGCTTGTTTTGACCGACGATGAGCGGAACCAGCGCTCGGGGTGATAAGATTGGATGACGAGCCCGGGCTTTGGACAGTCGTGCCGGATAAGGATGCAGCGAACTAGCCCCACTGCTTGATTGGATTATGTAGAGCGAAAATATCTAAGCCTGACTTACGGGCAGCACGATGTGGCAGTGGGACACGCGATAGCGGgaaatatatatttaaaaaaagTGTAGTGAGAATGGACAGATCACCAACGACACACGTCGACGCAACTCGCACAAAAGACTATGAGATCCAGAGTTTTAACTACGGCGAAGTCGCTGTAGACGCCCCGATATTGTCTCTTTGTATGAAAACCATCTGGAATGTGATATGCATTCTCCTAAATATATAACCATTTGTGAGGGACAGCTTTTCATATACCGCATTCTGCAACCAAGGGTATCAGTGCATCTTCAACGGTGACCCCAATTTTTTTCTGCATCCATTCACAAACGGGGGACGAGTCTACGGACACGAATGCAAGAACAGGATAAGTTAGATAAGAATAAAATAGTTGTTGGCATGCCTTTTTCTGTCaagattggagatcattgttatcatggtttatgtgatattgGTGCTAGTATAAATGTTATTATTTTATCTCTCTatcaagaagttatgcatgatatttcaCCTCTTGACATAGAGGAGATTGATGTCACTATTAATCTTGCAAATAGGGATACCATTTCACCGCTTTGGATCGAAGAGATGTCGGTCTTGTGTGGTAAGATCAAATATCCTATTGATTTCTCAGTACTTGGATCTGAACAAGCACTAATAGAAAACAGGGCATATgttcgggccagataagcccattagtcccggttcagtcacaaaCCGGCAcgaatgggggcattagtcccggttcgtgtctcaaagagggactaaaggcattagtcccggatCAAATgagctctttagtcccggtttgggacacgaactgggactaaagggtgtgtgccctttagtcccggtttgtgtctcaaaccgagactaaaggaaaggttaggcctttagtctcggtttgagacacaaaccgggactaaagggtgcgatgccctttagtcccggttcgtgtctcaaaccgggactaaagggtcctttttcaaactctacccccctccccccggtggatcgccttttcagttttgtaaaaagcaaaagaaaatgttaaatacttcaaaaattaaaatccttcgagatgtagttatgttactacatctactagttaggaaaatttaaaaacttaaatttggacatgttttacaaaaaagtgttatgaaaatgtaaaacggccatatcttttgcatacgatgtcgaaaaaacccgcataatatatcaaaaaaatcagcacgaaaatccgcaaaCGATTTTGACGGCCTATGGCCGATTTGCagttttttagaatcctcaaattctaaaagcaAAAAAAAGTTATGCCCAAATTTCTTTTTTATTAaattttcgttaaatctggtcaaactgttactaaataattatttcagttttttttttggtcaaatctggtcaaactatggtcaaactatgctcaaactatagtcaaactatggtcaaacttataattcgagaaatattagtgttactaaataattatttaagaatattggtgttactaaataattatttcagttttttgaattttggtcaaatctggtcaaactatggtcaaacttattattcaagaaatattagtgttactaaataattattgttttttagaacaatagtttcaaactcaaacagtgaaacgtgtgacttcatgctcaagctaaactcctgagggttaataggattgacatcttactattgtcaggaaaacaacaagtgcagacttggaaacgagggggaatagaacccggaagttaagcatgctcaggctggagtagtgagaggatgggtgaccgatcaagaagttagatgatttggaatggtgatgggtgattagagattagaggttaaattgagcagtgatgaggggaatgaggggtgattagagattaaattgtaaaataattcagaaatttgaaaatcatggaaaaaaattaaaaaatcgtaaaaatacctttagtcccggttagtgttaccaaccgggactaaagatggaGCTCCAGACAGTGGCCAcgtggaggggctttagtcccggttcatgtaaaaaccgggactaaagggggtgcctttagtgacgaccctttagtctcggttctagaaccgggactaaaggccctcacgaaccgatGCGAATGgggctttttctactagtgaagaaaATTTCgtctcattatatttggtagacccttcttgaatattatTAATGTTGAAATTGATTGTGTTAAGGAAAAGTTTAAAGTTAAGTTTGGTGATGAATCACATgactttaatttttctaagttcacCAAACAATATCATTCTACATATTTACCTAATGAAGTTGTAATTGATGGTCTTGCTTCTATCATTGTGCCTCCCCCCGATACTTTTGAGCAATATTTCTTacaccatgagaatgatatgcatatgaacGAAAGAAATAAAATTGATGAAATATTCTTTAGGCAAGAGCATATTCTTAAGAATAATTGCTTGTTGAAATTTTGGGAGATTCTCCACCACcaaagggtgatcctgtgtttgaactatgcttatctggatgaaaagaaaatatatcatgttattattaatgctaacctttcagCACACGAAGAGAAAGGATTACTAAAAACTTTAAAGAAATGGGGTGCTacaattggatatactctagatgatcttaaaggcattagtccttTTATGTGTTAACACAAAAGTCATATGGAGCCAGATGCTAACCAATTGCTGATCATCAATGCCGCTTGAGTCCTAAAATAAAGGAaatggtaagaaatgaaatactaaagcttatggaggcTGGTATAATTTatcatatagctgatagtagatgggtaagcttGTTCATTTTGTCCCTAAGAAAGGTGATATTGGTGTTTCCTAacgataaaaatgaacttatcccaaaAAGAGTTATAACTGGTTATAGGATAGTTATTGATTTTAGAAAGTTAAATaaggctactagaaaagatcattatcaTTTCCCTTTTATTGAtgaaatgttagaaagattatctaagcatacacattttttcttcctAGATGGATATTCTGGTCTTTCTCAAATACTTGGTTCTCCTGAGGATCGGGAGAAAACTACTTTTAattgtccttttggaacttttgATTTTAGAAGAGTGTCGTTTGGTTTATGTaatacacctgctacctttcaaagatgcatgactgccATATTTTTTTGATTTCTGTGAACAAATTGTCGATgtcttcatggatgatttctccatttatggaacttcttttggtGACTATTTGGGCAATCTTGATAAAGTTTTGTATAGATGTGAGGAAattagtcttgtcttgaattgggagaagtgacactttatggtaaatgaaggtaTAGTCCTCAGTCATACGATttttgaaagaggcattgaggtagATAAAACTAATGTTGACGTCACTACAAAATTTGCTCTATTTTGCGATGTTTTACTTATGTCATGTAAAAATGTTTTTTGTCACGGAAAATGCCACAGTGACGTTTTCCAGCCGTCACCCCCACCGTCATTGAAGCGCCGCCAAAAAAAAAATCTCGATGGTACCACTTCTCCGTCGCGTAAGATTGTTTCTTAGGTGACGAACCCAAAATTGTCACCGATGGTCGTTTTCGGTGACGACCCAAAACATCGCCTATTATAGGCTAATCTGTCACCTAAGATCATTGTTGGTGACGATAATCCATCACGAGTGACCGGTCTGCGGGTTTGACCGGTGAAAGATTCTGGTAAGTGGGGCCAACAAATGCTGACGTGGCTACTTCCACATGGGTCCGCCGTAGGTTTTATTGCTGATAGTCCCGTCAGTAATAAGTTGGCGttagttttgaccagtcaacgttgcTGAAATATGGGCCCAGAAGATGTTGATGTGGCTGCTTACATGTGGGACCAGGCATTGTTTCTTCGGTGCGGATGTGTCGTTTGACTGGTCAATGATTCTAACATGTGGGCCCATTGTAGTGCTGACGTGAATGCTGGCAGGCAGGTCCATATGTGGGTGATGTGGCTTCTTACATGTGGGACCATACGCGGGTGACGGCGTCAATAACCGTCATAGTTTATAGGCATGGTAAATTGGTGGGCATATTTGATAAAAAAACTATAATATTTGATAATTATAATATGAATTTgtgcaaaatttgaatttgaatgcaaATTGAGTTGTCGTTGCTTTTATTAAACCATAAACTTGACAATTGTCAAATAGACTGTCTGAGGCATTACAATAACCAACCACGGTACAGAGCCGCAGTATAAAATTAGACACATGACTCAGTTTCACGACATCTTGGCACCACAACCCTGACGATGAACCTAACCAGGACATCAAGTTCATCAAGTCTCTTTCCGATAGCCATAGTTTTCTATTCCTTCACATTCTTGACGACTTCAAGTTTTTCCTCCTACTCTTGGAGCCGAATGTTGATAGATCAAATACAGTTGTGCTGATCAAACACGCCGAATTTCAGATCCTCGATGTCATCTTGTTACTCTGGTAGTGCATTCTTGACACCTTCAAGTACTTTTTTGCTGCTCTAAAAGGGTAATGATGACAGATTCAAGTTGACGCTATGCATCTAGCATGATATGCTTCACAACTTCATGTTCTTGTTGCTGCTCTGCCAGGGGCTTCTTGACAGCTTCAAGTTCTAGTTGCTGCCATGCCAGGGCCTTCTTCATAGCATGTAGTTCATCATACTGGTTTGTCAGGCCGTGGTTGACGGCTTCTATTTTGTCCTGCTGCACTACCAGGGCATTGATGACCAGTTCAGATTGTTGTTTATGGGGCCAAATACTAGCAGTAAGGTCATCATTTGAGCGTCCTAACTTTCCCTAtagaaaaaatacatacatattaCATCATATGGGAGAATTCCAAAAGCTATAGATGCATCCCCCGGAATATGCAGTGGCACGGTGAACAAAGGTCAAAAGTAAGGAAGTGTTTACAGAAAGAGTTGGCCTATTCACCAGGTGAACCCGTTTTCTCTTTGATTTTCTTGATCTGAGTAAAACATATGCATTAAGAGAGATGAGTTGTTCGAACTCTTAAAGAAGCACATGTAGACCCTTAGTCACTTCTTCCAGTTGATGACGATAATATTCTTGCCAAAATGTAGTTGAAGACATTAGATTGTAGTGCACAATTTACATCCCGTGACACATGATAGAGAAAGTAAACATATTCTAACCATGGATGAAGAGTTTCCAATAACACTGACCTGTACATATTTAGTTGTGGTCTGATCTGCATCTTTTTGTTCACTTTCAGTGCCACTTTCAATCAGTTCTTCATGGTGTGTACATCTCTGTGAAGGACCACAAGGTCATAGATCTGATAAAGATGGGTAATCTATCATACAATGAGAATACCAAACTAGATGTCGAGAAGCTTTTCTTGTCGATATAAGTTCTTCTTCATTCGGTCTGTATGCTTCTCCCATCCTGTTGTTAACTTGTCAACACCTGCTGCATAACGATGATCAGTAGTTGATAGTAGGCGAAAAATGAGACGATGATAATTTTAAACATTGGTGCCAAAATGAGTAAACACATGCCTAATTACTCTTAGATCAAGGTAATGAACTAACAATTAGAACCTTAACTGGACTAACCAGCAGTCTTAACCCGATTAAGAACCGTGAATTCTATATTTATTGAAACAACAATAACTTTCATATGGAAAACTAATTAGATTTGCCAATCTTGACACACGTGCAAATTTTATGGGGTACCTGGGGAATAATTGAGCGATAGGAGATGACGTCTTGTTTCTTGAAGGGGACATGACTGATGATTAAATGAGAGGCGTAATTTGGGGAGGTTCAGCATGTTCAGATTCTACGATCTGGGAAATGAACTAGAAATTTGTATATTGTGAGAATGGATTAGTTGAAACCAAAAATGTCTTGAGAAAACATACCGACTTAATCATAAGAAGATATACTCAAAGATTACATCAATGATCTGCAATCAATGAACCCTAGCTAGAATGACATGGAGTGTTAACCCAGGGGGCGCATAAGAACCCTAACCCAAATAAGAACCCAAAGTTTTTTAAATTCTTATACTCCCTCTGATCGATCCATACTACTTCTCGCTCCAACGGATATATCTGGATGCATTTTAGCACTAGATCATCCATTTGAGCCATAAGTAATATGGATCTAAGGGAGCAGTTTAAAAACAATGCAAAGAGAACTCGTTGATTAGGATGAGATCTTGGGGTACTTTTACCATCATCGCAAATGGGGCCTAGCAAAATGTCGTCTGTCATGAGCGGCTACCTAGCCGAACGATTTGTGGCCATAGCTAGCAAGAACCACCGGTGGGGAGGTGGATGGatctaggagagagagagagagagagtgtgtgtgtaaACATATGCTAACCATAGATGAAGAGTTTCCAATAACACTGACATGTACATCTTTAGTCGTGGTCGGATCTGCATCCCCATAGGACCTACGgttccatagtagtagctagatggctatctctctttgatcttcaatacaatgttctcttcggagatcGATCTGATGTAATCCTTTTGTGGTGTggttgttgggatctgatgaattctgTTTTGTGATAATATTATTCAATGAAAGTAATTGAGTCGTTTCTGtactttattatgtgtgatttttatagctttgtatttctctccaatcagTGTGTCTATTTCggccaattagattgatttatctttagcgggagaggtgctttgtggtatgttcaatattgcggtgtcctcatctatgactggaggagtagcgaggcacgtattgtattgttgctactaagggtaaaaccACAGGGTTCAAACATATTATTTGGTCTTAcgttgtctacattatgtcatcatgctccaagcattactctgtttgttatgaacttaataccttaagatgcatgttggatagcggtcgaggggtggagtaatagtagtagatgcaaaatcattgtggtctacttgtcacggatgtaatGCCTATGTATTGATGATgccatgaataatgtcataattatgcgcttttctatcagttgcccaatagtaattttatCCATCGTTGCTATGCTTATGAGAGAGATACCTCTATTGAAAGCTATGGGCCCCGGGTCCATTCACTTTATATTTACTAAAAACCTAAAGATACCTTGCTGCCCCTTTATTATCATTTATTTTACTTCGCAATTTATCTATCCATCACTACAGAATTAATTCTTGCAGTTAATGAGTAcatggggattgacaaccctcttgcccatgTTGGGTACAAGTATTTGGTGTgcgtgtgtgcaggtgctgttgaCGTTTGTCGGTGTGAatctcccactggattgataatcttggttcttaactaaggtaAATACTTGCTACTActacttcacccttcctctttaCGGAAATCCAAACGCATATCCTAAGTAGTAGGAGTCAGCATGACATAGAACTCTTGCGGCCCTTGGGCTTCAGGGTCACAAATTACAAGAACATCCAGGCTGTATGGGATGTTCCGAATGATGCATACAAGCCTGGGGATTCACTCGGGGAAGTCGCTGGATTAGTGATGAATTCTACCTAGAGATGAATAACTTGTTCAATAAGGACCATCACAACTGCTTGGCTGAGGAGCTCTGTGATGAATAAATCACATACGTGTGCATGgacgcatatgcatgcttaaccGTATGCAAACAAGTCAACCTCATCGAGCAGGGTTGGATAGAAGAAAAAGAGAGGTGAGTGATGCATGCCATTCATGCAAACATCAAGAAGACGAGATGATGCAACGCAAACTGGAGAAGGCGCAATACTAGAGATATTTTGAATAGATCAGTTTTATTATGATTTATGTAATTTAAATTCTGCTAAACTTGGTTGATGTATGTTGAAGTTGTGTGTTCCAATGTCATGAACATTTGTGGTATCGTACTTTAAGTCAATTAATGTACCTATCGGCCCTTAAAAGCGGTACCTTCGCATACTAACTTGTCAAATCTTTATCTTTCTTGTTCACCATCATGCCCGAGCGAAACCCTAGACATAAAGGGGTGATAGGTGTCCATGCATGGAGGCAAGAAGGAAGGTCGCCGGGTTGCAGGATTGATGGTGTTCACAACAAATCCTCGTCGCGCCGCCGGTAGCGGCAACAGCATCATCGGTGGCAGTGACAATGAGAGCATCACGGGCGATGGTGAGGACGATAGTATCGCGAGAGACAGCGGCGGGACCTACCTGGCGAATGGAAGACCACATCAGAGCTATTGTTTGAAATGAAAAAACAACAAAGGTTAGTCAACCCGCCACCCATTTCCAGCAAGAAACGACGCGTGTTATTTGTTCACCAAATGTACAAATATCTGTGAATAGGACAATAAAATCCTCCTTGTGTTAAACCCTAGTATTCCGATATCCTAGCGGAGTCCTTAGTTCAGCGGCATACATATGAAAGAGACATGTGAGCACCAGTGTAGCCCAGTATGTAGAGTCTGCACTAACGGATTTGATTTCGGACGTAGGTTTCTGGTCTTCCCAAAAGAGGTACAAAATAAAGCAAAATTGTTTTCTATGTGATTTGTTCATCAGTTACATCCACAATTTAACTCCATTCTTTCCTATACTAGGGGTATGACACATGTGGTTATCTGAAGTGGATGAATGAAGAATGGAAGGGGAGAGTAAGGACTGTAATCCACAAGCTCGCTGATGAAAATATGATGCTACCGAAATCACAGATGGGAAAGTACAAGCATATAGCTTGCAATAAATAAGAGAGGAATGTGTAAAACGTCAACTTGAAACATACCAATAAGAGCAGGGACAGAAGGAATTTAGCTACACTATTAGTCATAGTTGGATGTGTACTTATGTATGCTCTCCTGCAGTTGTTCGTGAGGTGAATTATATAAAATGATTTTATTACTTTTTTGACCTTTTTGTAAACCCTTTTAGAAACAAACTGGATACATTTCAAAAATTGTTAAAGCAATTTCATAAATATATGAtagcaaattcaaaaaatgtctgcGATATTCAACACCAGTCTCCCCTAATACAACATTATAGTGGCATCTTCAACAAGCCAAGCAACATGCTAGTAACACAGCTTTTAATCAAGATCACTATCCATCTGATGTAGATCCATTATCTCCTCCCCAACTAGTTCATCCTAGCTCCTGTCGaagtattcactacaaaaaaacactttcgTATGTTTgacacagtaggtcacatttttctgccatgcatgtacatcagtgatgattttaggacggaatcaagatagtcatgcgTGTGTTGTCGCGTAAGTATTCCATGACAatgcgccatttatcatcatggaagtgttcactTATGTGATGATACGCGTCATAGAAGTGATTTCTTCAAGGGTAACCCACACATGGCAGCCACCATAAGGGGTCGTTGTTAGGCTACTGGGTGCAGGTTTTGTATCTAATACCCATTAAGAGCCCCGACCAATGACAATTTTCCACATGTCAATTTCTCATTGGCTAATGGAACCATGCGTCAGCTCTTCGATGCGACATATGGCGTTCATCCAATGGACGGGATGCGCTTCTGaaacgtcgacacatggcatgacCCAATAGTGACTCATTTAGGTTAAAAAGTTCAGCCCACTTTACTTGGTCAAAAGTTACCAGGATGACCCATTGAAATCTTGTTAGCGACATGTTTTCATATATCCCATTTACACCCGGGTATGTAGGGCCTGTTATGGCCTTTCCAAACCTCTCTAGGGTTatgtgggccatccaatatgatttcaTCCCATTGACACTTTTGGCCCATGTGTGGCCCGTGACGCCTTTCAGCCCATCAGAAGCATTTTGTATCTCTTGGCCCTTTAACGGTTCATAGTGATTCTGGCCCACAAAGAATAGTAAATGAGTTTggacccattaatggcccatgattcAGTTGGGCCGTCTCCAAGACGTGTTATCTTTCAACCTTTTAGGGGCTCATATATTATTGGGCTCAGTTCTGGCCCTCGACTACTTGATGTCCTTTACCGTCCTATTCGGCTTCTGGGCCAAATTCAACCTGTGGTTACATTCAGCCCATTTGCATCATGTTAATACTTAGGGCCATTTCATCCCATCGTGTATTTttgcccattaatggcccattaagCCTGTGGATAGTATTAAGCTTGTGATGTCTTCAGGCCTATTAACGTACCTTTATTTAGTGGGCCCATAAATGTATCGTTCTGTTTTACCACTTTATGGCCCATATTGCGGTCTAGGTGTGGCCCATGAATAGTACGTCCCACAtgtggcccatggatcctacggcccgtaggaggcccatggtgaCTATGGTaggtaggaggcccatggttattGCAGACACTAGAAAACTGAGGAAAAAAGAACTATACTGACTATAATAAGCACACACATAAACAAGACTATAtgcaaataaataagcaagcaacttacgctaggctattatGCTATTACAcaaattacatccattgggcatcaaagttcaccaccagtgcaaatataggcaataacaaagcaacatattacatacacttggtaTCAATGTTGGCCACCAGTGTAAATAAACgtggcaacaaaacaagtccagaactgaaaccacttcataagagct is a genomic window containing:
- the LOC123091060 gene encoding dormancy-associated protein 1 isoform X1 — its product is MLDKLWDDVVAGPRPETGLDKLRRAAATQPLAINTGAAAGEAIKQSPSMPTTPTTPVTPSSSTPPRGGSVWRSVFHPGSNLATKSLGANLFDRPQPNSPTVYDWLYSDETRTRSNHR
- the LOC123091060 gene encoding dormancy-associated protein 1 isoform X2, with the translated sequence MLDKLWDDVVAGPRPETGLDKLRRAAATQPLAINTAAGEAIKQSPSMPTTPTTPVTPSSSTPPRGGSVWRSVFHPGSNLATKSLGANLFDRPQPNSPTVYDWLYSDETRTRSNHR